From one Candidatus Zixiibacteriota bacterium genomic stretch:
- a CDS encoding MFS transporter: protein MGSSLTTAHTKTTAESGADSRLPAPLFAALTPLRRPLFRALWIASLASNIGTWMHEAGAAWLMTSLTESPVLVALMQTATTLPVFMLALPAGALADGADRRRVLLFTQGWMLAVAAVLGLLALADALTPWTLLAFTFALGAGAAVNAPAWQATMPVLVPREDLPSAVALTGMGLNLARALGPALGGAVVAALGPWAVFLLNAVSFSSVIAVLYRWRGPRPKSNASTEPVLASIAAGVRYVPRVPALRAVLVRTGLFVPFASALWALLPAVARHEMKLGSMGYGILFGCLGLGAAAGSFILPQLRRTLPWDRLTAGMTAVFAAALAGLAVVRHAPGLALVMAAGGAAWITVLVSLNVATQSAAPTRVRARALAVYLLVFQGAMAAGGAFWGAVAEHAGSRAALLLAAGGLVASLALARRHRLGNAEIRPAPTVPAAVMPEPLVRRRARREAAGRSARCRLQARDLRRMPVPLNGSDNRITITIDR from the coding sequence ATGGGAAGTTCTCTTACGACGGCACACACAAAAACAACCGCCGAGTCCGGCGCCGATTCCCGGTTGCCAGCACCCCTCTTTGCGGCGTTGACCCCGCTTCGCCGCCCGCTGTTTCGGGCGCTCTGGATCGCTTCGCTTGCCTCCAACATCGGCACCTGGATGCACGAGGCGGGAGCCGCATGGCTCATGACCTCACTTACAGAGTCGCCGGTCCTGGTAGCTCTGATGCAGACGGCGACCACGCTCCCGGTCTTCATGCTGGCGCTTCCCGCTGGAGCGCTGGCCGACGGCGCGGATCGCCGCCGCGTGCTGCTTTTCACACAGGGTTGGATGCTCGCCGTTGCCGCGGTCCTGGGCCTGCTCGCTCTCGCCGACGCGCTCACGCCCTGGACGCTTCTGGCGTTCACGTTCGCGCTCGGCGCCGGCGCGGCGGTGAACGCACCCGCGTGGCAGGCGACGATGCCGGTGCTGGTTCCGCGAGAGGACCTCCCATCAGCGGTTGCGCTTACCGGCATGGGCCTGAATCTCGCCCGCGCGCTGGGCCCGGCGCTCGGCGGCGCGGTGGTCGCGGCGCTCGGCCCATGGGCCGTGTTCTTGCTGAACGCGGTCTCGTTTTCGAGCGTGATCGCGGTTCTGTATCGCTGGCGCGGGCCACGCCCGAAATCGAACGCTTCGACAGAGCCGGTGCTGGCGTCGATCGCGGCCGGCGTCCGTTACGTTCCCCGCGTGCCTGCGCTCCGCGCGGTGCTCGTGCGTACCGGCCTCTTCGTCCCGTTCGCCAGCGCACTCTGGGCGCTGCTTCCGGCGGTCGCGCGCCACGAGATGAAGCTGGGCTCGATGGGGTACGGTATCTTGTTCGGTTGCCTCGGGCTCGGGGCCGCGGCGGGCTCTTTCATCCTGCCGCAGCTCCGGCGGACGCTTCCATGGGACAGGCTCACCGCGGGGATGACGGCGGTGTTCGCGGCCGCGCTCGCCGGGCTGGCAGTCGTCCGCCACGCCCCCGGCCTCGCTTTGGTCATGGCGGCCGGGGGAGCAGCATGGATCACGGTGCTGGTTTCGCTCAACGTCGCGACCCAATCGGCTGCCCCGACCCGGGTGAGAGCACGCGCTCTCGCGGTTTATCTCCTCGTCTTTCAAGGCGCGATGGCGGCTGGCGGCGCCTTTTGGGGGGCGGTGGCGGAGCACGCAGGGAGCCGGGCGGCTCTCCTGCTCGCGGCGGGCGGGCTGGTCGCAAGCCTGGCGCTTGCGCGGAGACACCGGCTCGGGAACGCAGAAATCCGGCCCGCACCGACCGTCCCGGCCGCAGTCATGCCAGAGCCTCTCGTCCGGCGCCGAGCCCGGCGGGAAGCCGCGGGAAGGAGCGCCCGCTGCCGCCTCCAAGCACGAGATCTGCGTCGCATGCCGGTGCCTCTTAACGGCAGCGACAACCGCATCACGATCACGATCGACCGGTGA